One region of Thunnus albacares chromosome 20, fThuAlb1.1, whole genome shotgun sequence genomic DNA includes:
- the LOC122971365 gene encoding somatostatin receptor type 2, translating to MDALFLPDIDYNQSYVDEHFYAEDNIDGFGITMAILYLVVCILGLAGNSLVIVAILKLDKMSSATTVYIFNLALADGLFMVGLPFIASQNFQNHWMFGDVVCKVVMVLDGINQFTSVFCLTMMSIDRYMALTYPLRFARWRTPRCAKIVSAFLWLFSLLTILPMALHFSAERGLCIPDLVSDTWWLGVLSYTFVMGFALPFTVMTVSYTVLLLTLKSKRLQATTPNHESQRLEKQVTKMVVAVVVVFGMCWLPFYTFNFCSLYQTGLVLTFARAFEVVVLLSYSWSCANPILYACLSDTFRRHFRTLLCPATKSTPSMQCNTERYDLNDTGVQNVTILA from the coding sequence ATGGACGCGTTATTTTTACCAGATATAGACTACAATCAGAGCTATGTGGATGAGCATTTTTACGCTGAGGACAATATTGATGGTTTTGGTATCACCATGGCCATTCTCTACCTGGTGGTTTGCATCCTGGGACTGGCTGGGAACTCCCTGGTAATCGTTGCCATTTTGAAATTGGACAAAATGTCATCAGCCACCACGGTGTACATTTTCAATCTGGCACTGGCGGACGGACTCTTCATGGTTGGTCTTCCCTTCATAGCAAGCCAGAACTTCCAGAACCACTGGATGTTTGGCGATGTGGTGTGCAAAGTGGTCATGGTGCTGGACGGCATCAATCAGTTCACCAGTGTCTTCTGTCTGACGATGATGAGCATCGACCGCTACATGGCGCTGACCTACCCGCTTCGATTCGCCCGTTGGAGAACTCCGCGCTGCGCCAAGATAGTTTCAGCATTCCTGTGGCTGTTCTCGCTCCTCACTATTCTTCCCATGGCGCTTCACTTCTCAGCAGAACGAGGCCTGTGTATACCAGACCTTGTTTCAGACACCTGGTGGCTCGGCGTCCTCTCTTACACCTTCGTCATGGGCTTTGCTTTGCCGTTCACCGTCATGACGGTGTCCTACACGGTGCTGCTGCTCACCTTGAAGTCCAAGCGGCTCCAGGCTACAACACCAAACCACGAGAGCCAACGGCTGGAGAAACAGGTCACCAAGATGGTGGTCGCAGTGGTGGTTGTGTTCGGCATGTGCTGGCTGCCGTTTTACACCTTCAACTTCTGTTCCCTGTATCAAACTGGCCTGGTCCTCACCTTTGCCCGGGCTTTTGAGGTTGTGGTCCTGCTGTCGTACTCATGGAGCTGCGCTAACCCCATCCTCTACGCCTGCCTCTCTGATACCTTCAGGAGGCATTTCCGCACCCTCCTCTGCCCTGCCACCAAGTCAACTCCCAGCATGCAGTGCAACACTGAACGGTATGACCTAAATGACACAGGTGTGCAGAATGTCACAATTCTGGcatag